Proteins co-encoded in one Arachis hypogaea cultivar Tifrunner chromosome 11, arahy.Tifrunner.gnm2.J5K5, whole genome shotgun sequence genomic window:
- the LOC112720911 gene encoding cellulose synthase-like protein E1 (The sequence of the model RefSeq protein was modified relative to this genomic sequence to represent the inferred CDS: added 126 bases not found in genome assembly) — MESRIENAGKSGEVPEEIRSKNKRFSQWDSFSSRRDHDAIIQILLHGKDSSAKDIDGIVLPTLVYLSREKRPHVAHNFKAGAMNSLIRVSSIISNGKIILNVDCDMYSNNAQSLKEALCFLIDEEKGHEIAFVQTPQGFENLTKNDIYGGALRVIYEWEFPGMDGFGGPMYIGSGCFHKRDTLCGRKFNDQESLKHWNGEDINNDQSITKTSLHLLEEKSKALLSCTYENNTLWGKEMGLLYGCAVEDVITGLAIQCRGWKSVYYNPKRKAFLGVSPTTLPEALVQHKRWSEGGFQILLSKYSAAWCAYGLISPGLQITYCFYNLWVLNCLPTLYYSIFPSLCLLKGISLFPQMSSPWFIPYAYVTLGENTQCLLEFLWSEGTIKGYWNDLRMWLYKRTSSYLFALIDTIFKSLGFSSLDFVISAKVAEENVSQRYKKEIMEFGNSSPMLTLLATLALFNLFCLVGALFKGGLGMLMVLPLQVLLSVVLVLINLPLYEGLFLRKDKGRFPTSVVFKSMAVALSACVLSNVNVFTII, encoded by the exons ATTTTACTTCATGGGAAAGACTCGAGCGCCAAGGATATAGATGGAATCGTTTTGCCAACCTTGGTATATTTATCTCGCGAGAAGAGGCCCCATGTTGCACATAACTTCAAAGCTGGAGCCATGAATTCACTG ATAAGGGTGTCATCAATTATTAGCAATGGAAAAATCATTCTTAATGTAGATTGTGACATGTACTCGAACAATGCACAATCTCTAAAGGAAGCACTTTGCTTTCTCATTGATGAAGAAAAAGGCCATGAAATCGCTTTTGTGCAAACGCCACAGGGCTTTGAGAATCTTACAAAGAATGATATCTATGGCGGTGCTCTAAGAGTTATTTATGag TGGGAATTCCCTGGGATGGATGGTTTTGGTGGACCTATGTACATTGGATCTGGTTGCTTTCATAAGAGGGATACACTATGTGGAAGAAAGTTTAATGATCAAGAAAGCTTGAAGCATTGGAATGGTGAAGATATAAACAATGACCAATCAATAACAAAAACAAGCTTGCATCTATTGGAAGAAAAGTCAAAGGCTCTTTTAAGTTGCACTTATGAGAATAACACACTATGGGGAAAAGAG ATGGGACTACTATATGGTTGTGCAGTGGAGGATGTTATAACTGGTTTAGCTATACAATGTAGAGGGTGGAAATCAGTGTACTATAATCCAAAAAGGAAAGCTTTCTTAGGAGTATCTCCAACCACATTGCCAGAAGCATTAGTTCAACATAAGAGATGGTCTGAAGGAGGATTCCAAATTCTGCTCTCTAAGTATAGTGCTGCATGGTGTGCTTATGGATTAATCAGCCCAGGACTTCAAATCACATATTGTTTTTACAATCTTTGGGTCCTTAATTGCTTGCCAACTCTTTATTACTCAATTTTCCCTTCACTTTGTCTCCTCAAAGGGATTTCCTTGTTTCCACAG ATGTCAAGTCCATGGTTCATACCATATGCATATGTCACACTTGGTGAAAATACTCAATGCTTGTTGGAATTTTTGTGGTCAGAAGGCACAATAAAAGGTTATTGGAATGACCTAAGGATGTGGCTTTACAAGAGAACAAGCTCATACTTATTTGCCTTGATTGACACCATCTTCAAGTCTCTAGGGTTTTCAAGTTTAGACTTTGTGATCTCAGCTAAGGTAGCTGAAGAAAATGTTTCTCAAAGATATAAGAAGGAGATAATGGAGTTTGGAAACTCTTCCCCAATGCTCACTCTTCTTGCAACACTAGCATTGTTCAATTTGTTTTGTCTTGTTGGTGCCTTATTCAAAGGTGGTCTTGGAATGTTGATGGTGTTGCCATTGCAAGTTCTACTAAGTGTGGTGTTGGTTCTCATCAATTTGCCTTTGTATGAAGGCCTCTTTCTAAGGAAGGACAAGGGAAGATTTCCAACCTCTGTTGTGTTTAAATCAATGGCAGTGGCTCTAAGTGCTTGTGTTCTATCAAATGTGAATGTCTTCACTATAATTTAG